Proteins from one Cicer arietinum cultivar CDC Frontier isolate Library 1 chromosome 3, Cicar.CDCFrontier_v2.0, whole genome shotgun sequence genomic window:
- the LOC101502944 gene encoding 70 kDa peptidyl-prolyl isomerase-like isoform X1 gives MTLFSLQSELYSEFPLREIGNQGLTKRILRNGITWQTPFSGDQVEVHFRGQVENGPSLESSYDKGSSFHFKLGHGEVIKGWDEGVATMKKGERAILKIPPNLAYGEVGSPPLIPPNATLIFDIEMLSWSTIRDLTSDGGIMKKIIKDGEGWATPKELDEVLVKYEARLENGKLMKSDKCVEFNVSDGYLCPAMSIAVKTMRKGEVAELALKLSYGLTQNSNRAIELDGLPDPNLISIKLELVSWKVVTDIVGDKKILKKINIAGEGFDRPNEGSQVKVIYFCKGEDGNIIETKGSKEEPFEFTTQEEQVNEGLERAIMTMKKAEHALVTVNAEYFRDHSNLQGNKTNNKILHYEVELVDFIKEKPFWKMDTIEKLEACEQGKHDGNLLFKAQNFRRASQKYEKAVKYIEFDHTFSDGEKRHANSLRLSCNLNNAACKLKLGEYTETAKLCTKVLEQDHLNVKALYRRCQAYLKTSDLEKAEADIKRALIIDPNNRDIKLEYKELKLKQKEYSKYEANIFSTMVSRMN, from the exons ATGACACTATTCTCTCTACAAAGTGAACTTTACTCAGAATTCCCACTTAGAGAAATTGGAAATCAAGGTCTCACTAAACGGATTCTCAGAAATGGTATCACTTGGCAAACTCCATTCTCTGGAGACCAAGTTGAAG TTCATTTCAGAGGTCAAGTTGAAAATGGACCGTCACTTGAATCAAGCTATGATAAAGGGTCCTCGTTTCATTTCAAATTAGGCCACG GGGAAGTTATCAAGGGTTGGGATGAAGGAGTTGCTACAATGAAAAAAGGGGAGAGAGCAATCTTGAAAATACCACCTAATTTAGCATATGGAGAAGTAGGTTCTCCACCGTTGATTCCTCCAAATGCAACTCTCATTTTTGACATTGAAATGTTGTCTTGGAGTACCATCAGGGACTTGACTAGCGATGGAGGAATCATGAAAAAGATTATAAAGGATGGAGAAGGATGGGCTACTCCAAAAGAGCTTGATGAAGTTCTAG TGAAATATGAAGCAAGGCTTGAGAATGGAAAGCTTATGAAGTCTGATAAATGTGTAGAGTTTAATGTAAGTGATG GCTATCTTTGTCCAGCCATGAGTATAGCAGTAAAGACTATGAGAAAGGGGGAGGTTGCAGAGCTTGCTTTGAAATTATCTT ATGGCCtaactcaaaattcaaataGAGCCATTGAGCTTGATGGTTTACCAGATCCTAATTTAATTAGCATCAAACTTGAGCTGGTATCATGGAAAGTTGTTACTGATATAGTTGGAGATAAAAAGATActgaaaaaaatcaatatagCTGGTGAGGGGTTTGATCGTCCTAACGAGGGATCCCAAGTGAAAG TCATATATTTCTGTAAAGGAGAAGATGGTAATATTATTGAGACTAAAGGGTCAAAGGAAGAACCTTTTGAGTTCACAACTCAAGAAG AACAGGTGAATGAGGGTCTAGAAAGAGCAATAATGACAATGAAAAAAGCAGAACATGCTCTGGTGACTGTCAATGCTGAATATTTTCGTGACCATAGTAATTTACAAGGAAACAAGACAAATAATAAAATCCTTCACTATGAAGTTGAATTGGTTGATTTCATTAAG GAGAAGCCATTTTGGAAAATGGACACCATAGAGAAACTAGAAGCTTGTGAGCAGGGGAAGCATGATGGAAATCTGCTGTTCAAGGCTCAAAATTTTAGGCGCGCATCACAGAAATATGAAAAG GCTGTGAAATACATTGAATTTGATCACACATTTAGTGACGGTGAGAAGCGTCATGCTAATTCCTTGAGATTATCTTGTAATTTGAACAATGCTGCTTGTAAACTTAAATTGGGAGAGTACACTGAAACTGCCAAGCTATGCACAAAG GTCCTAGAACAAGATCACTTAAATGTGAAGGCTCTTTACAGAAGATGCCAAGCATACCTTAAAACATCAGATTTGGAGAAAGCTGAAGCTGACATTAAAAGAGCTCTAATTATTGATCCAAATAACAG AGACATTAAACTTGAGTACAAAGAGCTCAAACTGAAGCAAAAGGAGTACAGTAAATATGAGGCTAACATCTTTAGCACAATGGTTTCAAGgatgaattaa
- the LOC101502944 gene encoding 70 kDa peptidyl-prolyl isomerase-like isoform X2, whose amino-acid sequence MTLFSLQSELYSEFPLREIGNQGLTKRILRNGITWQTPFSGDQVEVHFRGQVENGPSLESSYDKGSSFHFKLGHGEVIKGWDEGVATMKKGERAILKIPPNLAYGEVGSPPLIPPNATLIFDIEMLSWSTIRDLTSDGGIMKKIIKDGEGWATPKELDEVLGYLCPAMSIAVKTMRKGEVAELALKLSYGLTQNSNRAIELDGLPDPNLISIKLELVSWKVVTDIVGDKKILKKINIAGEGFDRPNEGSQVKVIYFCKGEDGNIIETKGSKEEPFEFTTQEEQVNEGLERAIMTMKKAEHALVTVNAEYFRDHSNLQGNKTNNKILHYEVELVDFIKEKPFWKMDTIEKLEACEQGKHDGNLLFKAQNFRRASQKYEKAVKYIEFDHTFSDGEKRHANSLRLSCNLNNAACKLKLGEYTETAKLCTKVLEQDHLNVKALYRRCQAYLKTSDLEKAEADIKRALIIDPNNRDIKLEYKELKLKQKEYSKYEANIFSTMVSRMN is encoded by the exons ATGACACTATTCTCTCTACAAAGTGAACTTTACTCAGAATTCCCACTTAGAGAAATTGGAAATCAAGGTCTCACTAAACGGATTCTCAGAAATGGTATCACTTGGCAAACTCCATTCTCTGGAGACCAAGTTGAAG TTCATTTCAGAGGTCAAGTTGAAAATGGACCGTCACTTGAATCAAGCTATGATAAAGGGTCCTCGTTTCATTTCAAATTAGGCCACG GGGAAGTTATCAAGGGTTGGGATGAAGGAGTTGCTACAATGAAAAAAGGGGAGAGAGCAATCTTGAAAATACCACCTAATTTAGCATATGGAGAAGTAGGTTCTCCACCGTTGATTCCTCCAAATGCAACTCTCATTTTTGACATTGAAATGTTGTCTTGGAGTACCATCAGGGACTTGACTAGCGATGGAGGAATCATGAAAAAGATTATAAAGGATGGAGAAGGATGGGCTACTCCAAAAGAGCTTGATGAAGTTCTAG GCTATCTTTGTCCAGCCATGAGTATAGCAGTAAAGACTATGAGAAAGGGGGAGGTTGCAGAGCTTGCTTTGAAATTATCTT ATGGCCtaactcaaaattcaaataGAGCCATTGAGCTTGATGGTTTACCAGATCCTAATTTAATTAGCATCAAACTTGAGCTGGTATCATGGAAAGTTGTTACTGATATAGTTGGAGATAAAAAGATActgaaaaaaatcaatatagCTGGTGAGGGGTTTGATCGTCCTAACGAGGGATCCCAAGTGAAAG TCATATATTTCTGTAAAGGAGAAGATGGTAATATTATTGAGACTAAAGGGTCAAAGGAAGAACCTTTTGAGTTCACAACTCAAGAAG AACAGGTGAATGAGGGTCTAGAAAGAGCAATAATGACAATGAAAAAAGCAGAACATGCTCTGGTGACTGTCAATGCTGAATATTTTCGTGACCATAGTAATTTACAAGGAAACAAGACAAATAATAAAATCCTTCACTATGAAGTTGAATTGGTTGATTTCATTAAG GAGAAGCCATTTTGGAAAATGGACACCATAGAGAAACTAGAAGCTTGTGAGCAGGGGAAGCATGATGGAAATCTGCTGTTCAAGGCTCAAAATTTTAGGCGCGCATCACAGAAATATGAAAAG GCTGTGAAATACATTGAATTTGATCACACATTTAGTGACGGTGAGAAGCGTCATGCTAATTCCTTGAGATTATCTTGTAATTTGAACAATGCTGCTTGTAAACTTAAATTGGGAGAGTACACTGAAACTGCCAAGCTATGCACAAAG GTCCTAGAACAAGATCACTTAAATGTGAAGGCTCTTTACAGAAGATGCCAAGCATACCTTAAAACATCAGATTTGGAGAAAGCTGAAGCTGACATTAAAAGAGCTCTAATTATTGATCCAAATAACAG AGACATTAAACTTGAGTACAAAGAGCTCAAACTGAAGCAAAAGGAGTACAGTAAATATGAGGCTAACATCTTTAGCACAATGGTTTCAAGgatgaattaa
- the LOC101503274 gene encoding WAT1-related protein At5g07050-like, translating to MEGNSASFFQRCKPYIAMISLQFGFAGMNIITKVSLNRGMSHYVLVVYRHAFATAAIAPFAIVLERKIRPKISFLMFMQMFVLGLLGPVIDQNLYYAGLKFTSPTYSCAISNILPAMTFVMAVLFRMEKLDIRKLRCQVKVIGTVITVAGAMLMTLYKGEVINILGSQYMHHPKNYSPENNTDSGEKDWFKGSILLLIATFAWASFFILQAVTLRKYSAQLSLTAIVCFLGTLQSIAVTYVMEHRPSVWNIGWDMNLLAAAYAGIISSGLTYYVQGIVMQKKGPVFVTAFSPLMMIIVAIMGTFILAEKLYLGGIIGATLIVIGLYSVLWGKSKENKEIEEEIRTEGVECCRENGVMETVVEEGVEVNDIEMQNGEAIKELRVVAIITAPKV from the exons atggAAGGAAATAGTGCAAGTTTTTTTCAAAGGTGCAAGCCTTACATAGCTATGATTTCTCTACAATTTGGATTTGCTGGTATGAACATAATAACAAAAGTTTCACTCAACCGTGGAATGAGTCACTATGTTCTTGTTGTTTATAGACATGCTTTTGCTACTGCTGCTATTGCTCCATTTGCTATAGTTCTTGAGAG GAAGATTAGGCCCAAGATTTCATTTCTTATGTTCATGCAAATGTTCGTCTTGGGACTTCTCGG gcCTGTGATTGATCAGAATCTATACTATGCTGGGCTGAAATTCACTTCCCCAACCTACTCATGTGCTATTAGCAACATTCTCCCTGCAATGACATTTGTAATGGCAGTGCTCTTCAG GATGGAGAAATTGGACATAAGAAAATTAAGATGCCAAGTAAAGGTGATTGGAACTGTAATCACAGTTGCTGGGGCCATGCTGATGACATTATACAAAGGAGAAGTTATTAATATATTGGGGTCTCAATATATGCATCATCCTAAAAATTATTCACCTGAAAACAACACTGATTCTGGTGAAAAGGATTGGTTTAAGGGTTCTATTCTGCTACTTATAGCTACCTTTGCTTGGGCTTCTTTCTTCATCCTTCAG GCAGTGACATTAAGAAAATACTCAGCTCAGCTCTCACTGACAGCCATAGTGTGTTTCTTAGGCACACTTCAATCAATTGCAGTTACCTATGTTATGGAGCACAGGCCATCTGTTTGGAACATTGGTTGGGACATGAACCTATTAGCTGCAGCCTATGCA GGTATAATATCATCAGGTCTTACCTACTATGTTCAAGGGATAGTGATGCAAAAGAAAGGGCCAGTTTTTGTCACTGCTTTTAGTCCTTTGATGATGATCATTGTAGCCATCATGGGAACTTTCATCCTTGCAGAAAAATTATATCTTGGAGG AATTATTGGAGCTACTTTGATAGTAATAGGACTTTACTCAGTTCTATGGGgaaaaagcaaagaaaacaaagAAATTGAAGAAGAGATAAGAACAGAGGGAGTGGAGTGTTGTAGAGAAAATGGAGTGATGGAAACAGTGGTTGAAGAAGGAGTTGAAGTAAATGACATTGAAATGCAAAATGGTGAAGCTATTAAAGAGTTAAGGGTAGTAGCAATTATTACTGCTCCAAAAGTTTAA
- the LOC101504034 gene encoding ubiquitin carboxyl-terminal hydrolase 5 has translation MAAEVSMCCTSTSHLTPDEERIMIRDIALASQANTKEGDTFFMITQRWWQHWIEYVNQDHTNPSYDGSSFPEHCDLSSSSALKRPAGIDNYDLIDNTGSEDSSAVGIEIHDTLLEGRDYVLLPQEVWNQLFTWYGGGPTLARKVISSGLSQTEFAVEVYPLRLQLLVLPKNDRSTIRISKKETIGQLHLKACEIFDLHLDQVRIWDYYGHRKHALMNDMDKTLDDVNLQMDQDILVEVINNTNSASSAQENGSAQREANPVLVESSKSSLSGACGLSASKGASRGNNNELSSSQKLNSPVRDLENPYGTIGVTTRGSFGGLTGLLNLGNTCFMNSAIQCLVHTPEFARYFREDYHREINWQNPLGMVGELALAFGELLRKLWAPGRTPIAPRPFKSKLARFAPQFSGHNQHDSQELLAFLLDGLHEDLNRVKHKPYIKSRDADGRPDEEVADEYWANHIARNDSIIVDVCQGQYKSTLVCPVCNKVSVTFDPFMYLSLPLQSTTSRTMTVTVFSCDGTTLPSPCTVTVTKQGRCRDLIQALSNACSLKPNEKLLLVEIRNHLIHRFFEDPLLLLSSIKDDDRLAAYKIPKIDKNTKYLQLIHRRREQSSDSQTISGWKPYGTPIVSLISSDDTITRGDIQVIVNRILSPLLLKGGNAQHAASAETSNLNLASNSINKDDSVSKAKHLPTLPLLLVDDNNACIDLSMGEEKVVKLSPSSATVLVYIDWSQKLLEKYDTHPLETLPEVLKCGPVTKKARIEPLSLYTCLEAFLREEPLVPEDMWYCPKCKERRQASKKLDLWRLPEVLVIHLKRFSYSRSMKHKLETFVNFPIHDFDLTNYIANKNNPRRQLYELYALTNHYGSMGSGHYTAHIKIIEENRWYNFDDSHISLISEDEVNTAAAYVLFYRRVKTDDAVVSNGA, from the exons ATGGCTGCAGAGGTTTCGATGTGTTGCACCAGCACTTCTCACCTCACTCCAGATGAGGAGAGAATCATGATCAGAGACATTGCTCTTGCTTCTCAAGCTAATACCAAAGAAGGCGATACCTTCTTCATGATCACTcagag ATGGTGGCAACATTGGATTGAATATGTGAACCAAGACCATACGAACCCTTCTTATGATGGATCTTCCTTTCCTGAACATTGCGATTTGTCCAGTTCTAGTGCTTTAAAGAGGCCAGCTGGTATTGATAATTATGATTTGATAGATAATACTGGATCAGAGGACTCTAGTGCGGTGGGTATTGAAATTCATGATACACTTTTAGAAGGCCGTGACTATGTATTACTTCCCCAAGAGGTTTGGAATCAATTATTTACATG GTATGGTGGTGGACCTACATTGGCAAGGAAAGTTATCAGTTCAGGTCTTTCCCAGACAGAATTTGCAGTAGAGGTGTATCCTTTACGGCTTCAATTACTTGTGTTGCCAAAAAATGATCGATCCACTATAAGAATAAGCAAGAAG GAAACCATTGGACAGCTACACTTAAAGGCTTGTGAAATATTCGATCTTCATTTAGACCAA GTGCGCATTTGGGATTATTATGGCCATCGGAAGCATGCCTTGATGAATGACATGGACAAAACTCTAGATGATGTCAACCTACAAATGGACCAAGAT ATTCTAGTTGAGGTCATAAACAATACAAATAGCGCAAGTTCTGCTCAAGAAAATGGATCAGCGCAGAGGGAAGCGAATCCTGTTCTTGTGGAGTCTTCAAAATCAAGCTTATCAGGTGCTTGTGGCCTGTCTGCGAGCAAGGGTGCATCTAGAGGCAACAATAATGAACTTTCTTCATCTCAGAAACTAAACTCTCCGGTCAGAGACTTGGAAAACCCTTATGGAACTATTGGTGTCACCACAAGAGGTTCATTTGGTGGTCTCACTGGGTTGCTGAATCTTGGCAATACTTGTTTCATGAATAGTGCAATACAATGTCTTGTTCATACACCAGAATTTGCTAGGTACTTTAGGGAGGACTATCATCGAGAGATAAATTGGCAAAATCCACTCGGCATGGTT GGCGAACTAGCCCTAGCATTTGGTGAGTTGCTTCGTAAACTGTGGGCACCTGGGCGAACACCAATTGCTCCTCGGCCTTTTAAATCAAAGCTTGCTCGCTTTGCACCTCAGTTCAGCGGGCACAATCAACATGATTCTCAG GAGCTTTTAGCATTTCTGCTGGATGGGCTCCATGAAGACTTAAATCGTGTAAAGCACAAACCATATATAAAGTCCCGGGATGCTGATGGCCGACCTGATGAAGAAGTGGCCGATGAATATTGGGCAAATCATATTGCTCGTAATGATTCCATAATTGTTGATGTGTGCCAG gGACAATACAAGTCAACTTTGGTATGTCCAGTTTGCAACAAAGTCTCTGTCACATTTGATCCTTTTATGTACCTTTCCCTTCCTCTCCAGTCCACCACCAGTAGAACCATGACAGTGACAGTTTTTAGTTGTGACGGTACCACCCTACCATCTCCGTGTACAGTAACTGTGACCAAGCAGGGACGATGCAGAGATCTTATACAGGCACTTAGCAATGCTTGCTCATTGAAGCCTAACGAGAAGCTATTGCTTGTAGAG ATACGAAACCATTTGATCCATAGATTTTTTGAAGATCCTCTTCTATTGTTATCCTCAATTAAAGATGACGACCGCCTTGCGGCTTACAAGATTCCAAAGATCGACAAAAACACAAAGTACCTCCAGCTGATACATCGCCGTAGAGAGCA gagTAGTGACTCGCAGACGATTTCAGGATGGAAACCATATGGAACACCTATTGTTTCATTGATCTCATCTGATGATACAATCACAAGAGGTGATATTCAAGTAATAGTTAATCGCATACTCTCTCCTCTTCTATTGAAAGGCGGCAATGCACAACACGCCGCTTCTGCTGAAACCAGCAACCTGAATTTGGCGTCAAATTCTATAAATAAGGACGATAGTGTTTCGAAGGCAAAACACCTACCAACATTACCTCTACTATTGGTAGATGATAACAATGCTTGCATTGATCTTTCAATGGGAGAGGAGAAAGTAGTTAAACTGTCACCATCATCGGCAACAGTTTTAGTATATATTGATTGGTCTCAGAAGCTTCTGGAGAAGTATGATACCCATCCACTTGAGACTTTGCCAGAAGTATTGAAATGTGGGCCTGTAACCAAGAAAGCTCGTATTGAACCTCTCTCGTTGTACACTTGTTTGGAAGCTTTTCTGCGCGAAGAACCTTTGGTGCCTGAAGATATGTG GTACTGTCCTAAATGCAAAGAGAGACGACAAGCAAGCAAAAAGCTTGATTTATGGAGGCTTCCGGAGGTTTTGGTCATTCATTTAAAGAGGTTCTCATACAGCAGGTCAATGAAGCATAAACTAGAGACTTTTGTAAACTTTCCAATTCATGattttgatttaacaaattaCATAGCCAACAAAAACAACCCGCGGCGGCAACTGTATGAACTCTACGCCCTTACAAATCACTATGGTAGTATGGGTAGTGGCCATTATACTGCACATATTAag ATTATAGAAGAAAACAGATGGTACAACTTTGATGATAGCCACATATCACTCATAAGTGAAGATGAGGTAAATACTGCCGCCGCCTATGTTCTATTTTACCGGAGGGTGAAAACTGACGATGCTGTGGTAAGCAATGGGGCTTAG
- the LOC105851115 gene encoding protein NRT1/ PTR FAMILY 3.1-like, with protein MEIEKGIKGNMEMVEKEVELEHSKKKKHYRQGGVRTLPFILANEVCDRFASAGYHSNLISYLTQELNMPLVSASNTLTNFGGTSSFTPLIGALFADSFAGRFWTITVGCLIYELGLVSITVSTILPYFRPPACPTQVNCQEATSSQLSALYISLLLTSLGSGGIRPCVVPFSADQFNMTRSGVASRTWNLFNWYFFIMGFASLSALTIVVYVQDNIGWGWGLGIPTIAMFISIISFVLGFPLYKTVKPGGSPLIRLVQVTVAAFKKRNHTLPNHPKLLYHNKELDAAISLEGTLLHSNQYKWLDKAAIVTEEEIKDPDKSPNLWKLSTVHRVEELKSIIRMLPIWASGILLIASTSHIHSFVIQQARSMDRHLSPSFQISPANMSIFSVLTMMTGVILYERVFVPFARRFTKNPVGITCLQRMGVGLVINIVATIVSALVEIKRKNVAAKYNLLDSPKAIIPISVFWLVPQYCLHGVAEVFMSVGHLEFLFDQSPESMRSSATALYCITGAIGNYMGTLLVSLVHNYTSKDNNWLPDRNLNRGKLDYYYFLISGIQVINLIYYIICACFYTYKPLDEICDKYGEEDLKDGKDQENKNESMM; from the exons ATGGAGATAGAGAAGGGGATTAAGGGCAATATGGAAATGGTAGAAAAAGAAGTTGAGCTAGAACACAGCAAGAAGAAGAAACACTATCGACAAGGAGGAGTCCGAACGTTACCTTTCATTCTTG CAAATGAAGTGTGTGATAGATTTGCAAGCGCTGGTTATCACAGTAACTTGATAAGTTACCTAACTCAAGAATTGAACATGCCATTGGTATCAGCCTCAAACACACTCACAAATTTTGGTGGAACATCTAGCTTCACCCCTCTCATTGGAGCTTTATTTGCAGACTCTTTTGCTGGACGATTTTGGACCATTACCGTTGGATGTCTCATATATGAACTG GGGTTGGTTAGTATTACTGTATCAACTATATTACCATATTTTCGGCCACCAGCATGTCCAACACAAGTGAATTGCCAAGAAGCTACATCCTCACAATTATCAGCACTATACATATCTCTCCTCCTCACATCTCTTGGATCAGGTGGCATTAGACCTTGTGTTGTTCCTTTTTCAGCTGACCAATTTAACATGACAAGAAGTGGTGTGGCATCAAGGACGTGGAACCTCTTTAATTGGTACTTTTTCATAATGGGCTTTGCTTCTCTATCTGCTTTGACCATTGTAGTTTATGTTCAAGATAATATAGGTTGGGGTTGGGGCCTTGGCATTCCAACCATTGCCATGTTCATATCAATCATTTCCTTTGTTTTGGGCTTTCCATTGTATAAGACTGTTAAACCAGGTGGTAGCCCATTGATTCGTTTAGTCCAAGTCACTGTGGCTGCTTTCAAAAAAAGGAATCACACTTTGCCAAATCACCCCAAACTTCTTTACCACAATAAGGAACTTGATGCTGCTATTTCTTTAGAAGGAACTCTTTTACACTCAAATCAATATAA ATGGTTGGACAAGGCTGCAATTGTGACAGAGGAAGAGATTAAAGATCCAGATAAATCACCCAACCTATGGAAATTATCCACTGTCCATAGAGTTGAGGAGCTAAAATCTATCATTAGAATGCTTCCAATTTGGGCTTCAGGAATATTGCTCATAGCCTCTACATCACATATACATAGTTTTGTAATTCAACAAGCTCGTTCAATGGATCGTCACCTCTCTCCCTCATTTCAAATTTCACCAGCCAACATGTCAATTTTCAGTGTTTTAACCATGATGACAGGAGTTATTCTATACGAACGTGTTTTCGTCCCATTCGCCCGTAGATTCACCAAGAATCCTGTTGGAATAACATGTTTGCAAAGAATGGGAGTAGGATTGGTAATCAACATTGTAGCCACTATAGTTTCAGCACTAGtggaaattaaaagaaaaaatgttgctgcaaaatataatttattggaTAGTCCAAAAGCAATAATCCCTATTAGTGTGTTTTGGTTGGTACCTCAATATTGTTTACATGGGGTGGCTGAAGTTTTCATGTCTGTTGGACATTTGGAATTTCTGTTTGATCAATCACCTGAAAGCATGAGAAGTAGTGCTACTGCTTTGTATTGCATCACTGGAGCCATTGGGAACTATATGGGTACATTATTGGTATCATTAGTCCATAATTATACTAGTAAGGACAATAATTGGCTTCCTGATAGAAACCTTAATAGGGGTAAATTGGACTATTACTATTTTCTTATTAGTGGGATTCAAGTTATAAATCTCATTTATTACATAATATGTGCTTGCTTTTATACTTACAAGCCCCTAGATGAAATTTGTGACAAGTATGGGGAAGAAGATTTAAAAGATGGTAAGgatcaagaaaacaaaaatgaatctATGATGTAA